The Cyprinus carpio isolate SPL01 chromosome A19, ASM1834038v1, whole genome shotgun sequence genome has a segment encoding these proteins:
- the LOC109046808 gene encoding homeobox protein XHOX-3-like, which produces MDSAKDMLMRAEGRQVGTLSAKNGSNLTEATEDPMRKLPDKPINQNRLSPVPYSQILVDDATTGQRSAKYGDVTLASKHSAPDRTLSDIPNKDASSSDAESDLYEEIDVSCTPESMDYPNGQGLAMGSPNHGKEIGVDNKMGSGPGALNYGSDQMRRYRTAFTREQIARLEKEFYRENYVSRPRRCELAAALNLPETTIKVWFQNRRMKDKRQRLAMTWPHPADPAFYTYMMSHAAATGSLPYPFQSHLPLPYYSPLSGVTAGSVSATGGPFSNPLRSLDSFRVLSHPYPRPELLCAFRHPSLYPSPGHGLGPGGSPCSCLSCHASSQSNGLPHRSNNADFSCSPTTRTEAFLTFSPAVISKSSSVSLDQREEVPLTR; this is translated from the exons ATGGACAGCGCTAAGGACATGCTGATGCGCGCCGAGGGTAGGCAGGTTGGCACACTATCTGCCAAAAATGGCTCTAATTTGACGGAGGCTACTGAAGACCCCATGCGCAAGCTACCGGACAAACCGATTAACCAGAACAGACTAAGCCCCGTGCCTTATTCGCAAATCCTAGTGGATGACGCGACAACAGGACAACGTAGCGCAAAGTACGGAGATGTGACACTTGCTAGCAAGCACTCTGCGCCGGATAGAACCCTGTCAGACATTCCTAACAAAGATGCCAGCAGCTCAGATGCGGAATCAGACCTATATGAGGAAATAGATGTCAGCTGTACCCCAGAGAGCATGGATTACCCGAATGGACAAG GACTGGCAATGGGCTCGCCAAACCACGGTAAAGAAATCGGTGTGGACAACAAGATGGGCTCAGGCCCCGGTGCTCTCAACTATGGTTCTGACCAGATGCGAAGGTACAGAACAGCATTCACAAGAGAGCAGATAGCACGACTGGAGAAAGAGTTTTACCGGGAAAATTACGTGTCTAGACCACGTAGGTGCGAGTTGGCAGCTGCCTTAAATTTACCGGAAACAACAATAAAG GTTTGGTTTCAGAACCGTCGCATGAAGGACAAAAGACAGCGGCTGGCCATGACTTGGCCACATCCTGCCGACCCCGCCTTTTACACCTATATGATGAGCCATGCTGCAGCTACGGGTAGCCTACCCTATCCGTTTCAATCTCACCTTCCTCTACCTTATTATTCTCCACTCAGCGGTGTGACTGCAGGTTCAGTCTCTGCCACCGGGGGTCCATTCTCCAATCCTCTGCGCTCGCTGGACAGTTTCCGGGTGCTTTCGCATCCATACCCGCGTCCTGAGCTGCTATGCGCCTTCAGACACCCATCACTGTACCCCAGCCCGGGTCATGGGCTTGGTCCCGGGGGAAGCCCATGCTCCTGCCTTTCCTGTCACGCTTCCAGTCAGTCAAATGGGCTCCCACATAGGTCAAACAACGCAGACTTCTCGTGTTCGCCCACGACCAGGACTGAGGCCTTCCTCACATTTTCGCCAGCGGTCATCAGCAAATCATCTTCAGTGTCTTTGGACCAGAGGGAGGAAGTGCCACTAACCAGATAG